GATTGCGCTGGGCCGAGCCTTCGGCGTGCGCCTGCCGCATGGCCGCCAGCGTATCCAACAGCCTGCGGCGCAGGGAGTCATCGTAGGGAATCTGAAGCGTGGCGTTGTCGTAGCGAAGCAGGCCGTAGGGCGGGCGAACGCCGAACGTCTCTTCGGCCAGCAGGCAGTAGGCCGCCAGTTGCAGCACATGCCCCTCGTAAGGCCCGGCGGGGGCCTGGCCCGACTTCACCTCCACGGGAACGCGCGCGTTCCCAACCCGCACCAGGTAGTCGGGCCTGCCGGTGAGTCCGTAGCGGCGGGAGTACAGGGATTCGCGCGTGCGTTCCCACCTGCCCGTGTCGCCGTACACCAGACGGCCACGCGGCAGTCCCGCCGAGGCCCACTGCCTGCGCGCCCACAGCCAGAGGGCCACCCCCATGACGAGCAAGAGCAGCGCGGCAAGCGCGATGAGCGGCGTCGGCATCTCACCCTCCCCACACGCGCGCGACTGCCCACGCCGCCAGCGCCAACGCCCCCAGAACCGCCAGGAGCACGCCCACCCTCTGCAGGACGAGCGCCAGGTACACCCTGCGCCCGTGGCGGCGATGGGCGTCGGTGCCGGCTTCCAGGTATGCGACGTTGGCCGACGGCAGGCCCAGGACGCTGCCCAGGTACCAGGCCCTGGCGCAATATGCGAACTGGCCGATTTCGCTGGCCCGAATCACGCGGCGCGATGGTTTGGACACCCTACACTCCCCAGAACGTTTCACCGCCGAGAGGGCGGGGCGCTTCTCTCTGCAAGCCCTGCGCGCTCGGTCGTGAGACCTCAAAGCGGCAGCCGTTACACCCCAGCCACCCACGCGGCCGCGACGACCGCGCCCAGCAGCAGCCCGCCCAGCGCGTCGCCCGCGTAGTGCACGCCCAGCGCCACCCGCGCCATCGCCACGCCCAGCGCGCACGCGGCAACCGCCGGGGCGATGCACGGATACGCCGCGCCCACGACTACCGCCACCGCCGCCACCCGCGCCGCGTGGCCCGACGGGAACGAGTAGCGATCCATGGAGCGCGAGTAGAGGGCAAAGCCATGCCCATCGGGGCGGGGCCGTCGCGCCAGCCGCTTGACTACCGCCACGAGGATGCCGACGGTCAGCACCGCGGCGGCCATGCGAACCGCAAGGGCGCGCAGCGAGGCCCCGCCCCATACATACAGCGCGACGAGCACGGCCGCCCACAGCGGGCTATCGCCCAGGTGGGCAACGACCAGGGCGACCAAGCGAGGCCCGCGCGCGCCGTCGGGAATCCGCAACCCGCGACTGACCCGCTGATCCAGGGCCACCGCCGCCCGCCAAAGGCTCATGCGCGGCGCGCCTCCATGTAGCGAATCACCATGTCCAACTGGTGCGGCTTGTCCACGTCCATCGCCAGTTCCCAGTCGGGCGAGGCCACGACACGTCCCTCAATGTTCAAAATCTCGCTGACGCGCCGCTCGGCGTCGGCGAGGGTGAGGCGGCGGAGCACGATGGCCAGCAAGAAGCGTGGCCCAAGCACCCGAGCCATCTTCAGCGCGTCCTTGCGTTGGGCAATGAGGTCACGCATCATCTGCACCTTCTGCATGGATAGGTCGGACCGCACCATGAATAGGTCGCCGCCGTCCCAGTAGCCGTCCTTGAGATGCGCATAACTACGGCCCGAGCCTGGGAACGCCGCCTCCAGGATGGACTTCTCCACGACGGAGTAGAAGAGGTCGCCGCCGCGCCGCACGCACGTGTCGGCAAAGCGGGCCACCACCGGCCCGGTGAGGAGCGGGATGTCCGACGAGGCGATGAGGACATACGGCGACACGTGCCCCGTCGCCCGAAGCCACTCCAGCCCCGCCAGCGTGTTCGCCACGATGTCGCCCTGGGCCGCCAGGCGCACCACCGGCCCCGTGAACGCGACTTCGTCATCGGGCCCCAGCCCCACGCACACGATGCGATCCACGCACCCGCTGGCCCGCAGCGCCTCTTCCACGTACACAACCATGGCCTTGCCGAATATCGGCAGAAGCGCCTTCTTGCGAACGAACTTGCCCTCCAGCAGGGGATCGGCCTCGCCTGCGGTTGCGCCCGCCAGGATGATGGCATCCAGTTTCTCGGCGCTCATAGGGCCTCCACCGTCGGGTGCAGGTTCAGTTTCTGGAGCATGGCTTCAATCTCCGAATCGGTAAGCGGGCGGCCCAACCCCGCCAGGGCCACCAGGCACGCCTCCATCACATTCGTGCCGAAGGTGCGCCCCTCAAGCCGAGGCGTCGTCGTAGCCAGATAGCGCACGCCCGCATTCCGCAGCATCTGCACGTCGGCGGCGGTGGTGGTATTGGTTACGACGACTTTGCCGTCCAGCCGCGCGGGCATGTGGCGGTAGATGTAGTTGAAGTCGCCTGCGATGACCGAAGCCCAGCGGTAGTATCGCTCAAACTTGGGCTTGTTTTGGCGCTGCTTCTCGCCCGTGGGGTACAACATGCTGAAGGGAAGCCGCCCGAATATCGGAAGGAGCACCGCTGCCAGGCGCTTCAGGTTCTTGATGCCCTTGATGGGGATGGGCAGGCCCAGCGCAAACATCAGGTCGCCGTACACGGTATCGTAGCCCGCTTCGGCGAAGGACTGGGCCATGCCAAAGCGGTCGGCGGCCGAGGTGATGAGGGCCGTCTTGGGCAAGATGGCGTCGCCGATCTCCGCCTCCACCACCTGCATCACGCGGCGCTCCAGCGTGTGCTTCAGCCCACCGCCGTCCACGACGGGCGTCTTCTTCACTCCTGCCACCAGCGGCAACACCGAGTACAGCGGATACGGCTTGTCCTCCACGCGGAGCGCCAAATCGGTGCCGCCGACGCCGAAGGCATCCACCTGCCCGTCCAGGTCGCGGTACATCTGTTGGGCGCGGCCCATGTCGCCGTCGGTGCCGATGCGCTCTATGCGGACTCGTTCGCCCAGCAGTTCTACCTCCACGACGTGGTCGCGGTGCGAACTGCCCAGGCTGATGCTCACAACGCGCTTCATGCGTGCCTCCTTACCTCGCAAGATTTATACCCCTCGCCGGCATGCCGCGTGAGCATCCTACAGCGCCTCAAGCCGACGGAAGATCACCTCCAGGTTTCGGCGATAGAAGGTGAGGTCAAAAAGAGTGTCCAGGTCTTCGGCAGAAAGGTAGCGTGAGACGCCCCGATCCTCCAGCGCCTGGCGGAACTCCTGACCCTGCCGCCAGGCGTCCATGGCCGCGCCTTGCACCAGCGCATAGGCGTCCTCGCGGGACATGCCCTTCTCCACCAAGGCCAGCATCACCCTCTGCGAAGCGAATAACCCGCGAGACAGGGCCAGGTTGCGAGCCATGTTCTCGGGGAAAACTTCCAGGTCGCCCAGCAAGGCGCACATCCGATCCAGCATGTAGTCCAGCAGCGACGTGGCCCCAGGGAGGATGATGCGCTCCGCAGAGGAATGACTGATGTCGCGCTCGTGCCACAGGGCGATGTTATCCAGCGCCGTCGTCAGGTAGCCGCGCAGCACGCGGGCCAGGCCGCATATCTGCTCGGCCTGCACGGGGTTGCGCTTGTGGGGCATGGCCGAGGAGCCTTTCTGCCGTTCGCCGAAAGGCTCGGCGGCCTCCATGACCTCCGTGCGTTGCAGGTGGCGCACCTCCGTGGCGAACTTCTCCAGCGACGCCCCCGTGATGGCGATGGCAGCCAGGAGTTCCGCATACCGGTCGCGGGGCACGATCTGGCTAGACACGGGCTCCGCGCGCAGGCCCAACTTGCCGCACACGTACTCCTCCACAAATGGATCCACCGTGGCGTAGGTGCCCACCGCGCCCGATATCTTGCCCACCGCCACGGCCTCGCGCGCCTGCGCCAGGCGACGCCGATTGCGGTCCATCTCAAAAGCCCACAGGGCGAACTTCAGCCCCAGGGTGATGGGTTCGGCATGCACGCCGTGGGTGCGGCCGATCATCGGCGTGTCTTTGTAGCGCAGGGCTTGCCCTTTGAGCACGGCCACCAGGCGGCTGGCGCCGTCAACGAGCATGTCGGTCGCCTGCGCCAGGAGCACCGCCTGGGCCGTGTCCACGATGTCCGAAGAGGTGAGGCCCAGGTGCAGATATCGCGCGTCGTCGCCCAGGCTCTCGCCCACGTCGGTGAGGAAGGCGAGCACGTCGTGGCGCAAATCGGTCTCCAACTCGGCGATGCGTTCGGGGCGGAAGCGGGCGTTGGCCCGGATGCGTTCGGCGGCGGACGGCGGTATCTGCCCCAGGAGCGCCAGGGCTTCACACACGAGAATCTCCACGCGCAGCCACTGGCGGTATTTGTTCTCCGTCGTCCACAGGTCGCGCATAGCCGGGCGCGCGTACCGCTCAATCACCCTCGCGCCTCCACGATGGTCTCGTCGCGTTCCGGGCCGACGGAGATGATGCGGATGGGCACGCCCAGGCGATGCTCCAGGTAGGCCACGTAGGCGCGCGCGGCCGGGGGCAGCGCCTGGCGGCTCCGCACATGGGAGATTTCGCACTGCCAGCCGGGCAGCGTCTCGTATTCCGGCTCGCACAGGGCCAGGATGCGCGCCTCCGTGGGGAAATCCGTGAGCCTTTCGCCTCTGCACCGGTAGGCGACGCAGACCCGTATCTCCGGGAACGCCCCCAGCACGTCCAGTTTCGTCAGCGCCAGTTCGGTGATGCCGTTGACGCGGACGGCGTAGCGCAACGCCACCAAGTCCAGCCAGCCGGCCCTTCGGCGGCGGCCGGTCGTCGTGCCGTACTCGCCACCGATGACGACCAACTGCTCGCCAGTGTCATCGGTCAGTTCGGTGGGGAATGGCCCCATGCCGACCCGCGTCGCGTAGGCTTTGGCCACGCCGATGACGCGGCTCACCTGGCCCGGGCCGATGCCCAGCCCCGTGAGCGCGCCGCCCGCGACCGGGGAGGAACTGGTAACGAATGGATATGTCCCGTGATCCAAATCCAGCAGCGTGCCCTGCGCCCCTTCGCACAGGATGGTCTTGCCCTCGGCGAGGCGCTGGTGCACCAGGCGCACCGTATCGGCGATGTGCGGGCGGAGGCGCGCCGCGTACTCCTGGTACTGCAAGACGACGGCCTCCACCCCCGGCTCATCCAGGCCGTAGGCGCGGAAGAAGGGGCGTTTCTCCTCGGCGCGGGCGCGGATGATGGCGGCCAGGTGGTCGTCGTCCAGCATGTCGCCCACGCGGATGCCCATGCGGGCGGCTTTGTCCGCGTAGGCGGGGCCGATGCCTCGGCGGGTGGTGCCGATTTTGGAGCCGCCGCGCGCGGCTTCCTGGGCCGCATCCAGCGCAATGTGCCACGGCATGATGAGGTGAGCGGCGCTGCTCACGCGCACCCGCGAAACATCCACGCCGCGGGCGGCCAGGCCATCCAGTTCCTGCACCAGCCGCGACGGGTTGATGACCATCCCGCTGCCCAGAATGCACTCGGTGCCCGGGTGCAGCACGCCCGACGGCACCAGGTGGAGCGCGAAGCGTTCGCCCCGAACGACAACGGTGTGGCCTGCGTTGTCGCCCCCGCCATAGCGCGCCACAACATCAACCTGCGCGGCGAGGAGGTCGGTGATCTTGCCTTTGCCTTCGTCGCCCCATTGGGCTCCTACAAGAATGATGGCAGGCATCGGGCCTCTGCTCCTTCCGCGCTACTCGCCCAGCATCCGCACGGCCAGGGCCGCGTAGACCTGCGCAGCGGCCACCAGGTCGGCCACCTTCACGTGATCGTCCACGGTATGGGCGAGTTTCTCATCGCCCGGGCCAAACCCCACCGTCGGTATGCCGGCGACGCCCATCGTGTAGACCCCGTCGGTGGAGAAGGCCCAACGTTCCAAGCGAGGC
The sequence above is drawn from the Chloroflexota bacterium genome and encodes:
- a CDS encoding adenylosuccinate synthase, producing the protein MPAIILVGAQWGDEGKGKITDLLAAQVDVVARYGGGDNAGHTVVVRGERFALHLVPSGVLHPGTECILGSGMVINPSRLVQELDGLAARGVDVSRVRVSSAAHLIMPWHIALDAAQEAARGGSKIGTTRRGIGPAYADKAARMGIRVGDMLDDDHLAAIIRARAEEKRPFFRAYGLDEPGVEAVVLQYQEYAARLRPHIADTVRLVHQRLAEGKTILCEGAQGTLLDLDHGTYPFVTSSSPVAGGALTGLGIGPGQVSRVIGVAKAYATRVGMGPFPTELTDDTGEQLVVIGGEYGTTTGRRRRAGWLDLVALRYAVRVNGITELALTKLDVLGAFPEIRVCVAYRCRGERLTDFPTEARILALCEPEYETLPGWQCEISHVRSRQALPPAARAYVAYLEHRLGVPIRIISVGPERDETIVEARG
- a CDS encoding phosphatase PAP2 family protein, translating into MSLWRAAVALDQRVSRGLRIPDGARGPRLVALVVAHLGDSPLWAAVLVALYVWGGASLRALAVRMAAAVLTVGILVAVVKRLARRPRPDGHGFALYSRSMDRYSFPSGHAARVAAVAVVVGAAYPCIAPAVAACALGVAMARVALGVHYAGDALGGLLLGAVVAAAWVAGV
- a CDS encoding Dna2/Cas4 domain-containing protein, with protein sequence MPTPLIALAALLLLVMGVALWLWARRQWASAGLPRGRLVYGDTGRWERTRESLYSRRYGLTGRPDYLVRVGNARVPVEVKSGQAPAGPYEGHVLQLAAYCLLAEETFGVRPPYGLLRYDNATLQIPYDDSLRRRLLDTLAAMRQAHAEGSAQRNHESAQKCLRCGQRDNCDQRLA
- a CDS encoding adenylosuccinate lyase, which encodes MIERYARPAMRDLWTTENKYRQWLRVEILVCEALALLGQIPPSAAERIRANARFRPERIAELETDLRHDVLAFLTDVGESLGDDARYLHLGLTSSDIVDTAQAVLLAQATDMLVDGASRLVAVLKGQALRYKDTPMIGRTHGVHAEPITLGLKFALWAFEMDRNRRRLAQAREAVAVGKISGAVGTYATVDPFVEEYVCGKLGLRAEPVSSQIVPRDRYAELLAAIAITGASLEKFATEVRHLQRTEVMEAAEPFGERQKGSSAMPHKRNPVQAEQICGLARVLRGYLTTALDNIALWHERDISHSSAERIILPGATSLLDYMLDRMCALLGDLEVFPENMARNLALSRGLFASQRVMLALVEKGMSREDAYALVQGAAMDAWRQGQEFRQALEDRGVSRYLSAEDLDTLFDLTFYRRNLEVIFRRLEAL
- a CDS encoding NTP transferase domain-containing protein, with product MSAEKLDAIILAGATAGEADPLLEGKFVRKKALLPIFGKAMVVYVEEALRASGCVDRIVCVGLGPDDEVAFTGPVVRLAAQGDIVANTLAGLEWLRATGHVSPYVLIASSDIPLLTGPVVARFADTCVRRGGDLFYSVVEKSILEAAFPGSGRSYAHLKDGYWDGGDLFMVRSDLSMQKVQMMRDLIAQRKDALKMARVLGPRFLLAIVLRRLTLADAERRVSEILNIEGRVVASPDWELAMDVDKPHQLDMVIRYMEARRA
- a CDS encoding quinate 5-dehydrogenase; the encoded protein is MKRVVSISLGSSHRDHVVEVELLGERVRIERIGTDGDMGRAQQMYRDLDGQVDAFGVGGTDLALRVEDKPYPLYSVLPLVAGVKKTPVVDGGGLKHTLERRVMQVVEAEIGDAILPKTALITSAADRFGMAQSFAEAGYDTVYGDLMFALGLPIPIKGIKNLKRLAAVLLPIFGRLPFSMLYPTGEKQRQNKPKFERYYRWASVIAGDFNYIYRHMPARLDGKVVVTNTTTAADVQMLRNAGVRYLATTTPRLEGRTFGTNVMEACLVALAGLGRPLTDSEIEAMLQKLNLHPTVEAL